The genomic window AGGTTCCGCTCCTCATTCAGCGTAGGAATCACGACGCTCACGGTCGGTGATTTCGGGCGGTTACTGTCGGTGTCCGTGTTCAAGTGCGAAAGCTCCATGTCGGTCCCTTCCGGGGGGCGGCAATGCGACTTCGTTGCGCGATTTCCCGGAGGGGACCGCACAGCCGCTCGCTTAAGGAATTCAACCTAGCAAGGGATTACGTAGCGTCAACAGGCCGCGAAATAGGTTCTGATCACAGTTCCCGTCGCAGCGCTGCAGGAGCAGTTTTAACGCACTTTCGCCGAAGATGAAAGGTGCTGTCATTACGTTCCGTAACGGAAGGCGGTCGCAGAGTGGGCCGTACGCGGATATTTCCCGGTAAATACAAAAAGCCGCCGTGGATCATCCCAAATGCGGACAAGATCGTCAGGTGGGCGCTCACCATGCGGAATTCTGCATTCACTCTGTGTGCAGCGTCCGGTAGGCCCACGTAGGCGGGCTGTCGCTGGCGGTGAGCGTCTATTGTGGGCCGGACGGGGACAGGTGGCCCGGCGCCCATAGCCCGCCACCGCTGACGGGCGTTGGTGAGACGATGGCAACTAAAACCGGACTTTGTGTATGCGGACATCCCTTTTCGGCGCATGAGCACTACCGACCCGGGTCGGATTGCGCGCTTTGTGACGCCGGGGTGTGCCCGCGCTTCCGGTCGGCCGCGCCCTGGTGGCGGCGCCTGCTGGGCCGCGACTGACGCCGGCGCCCCTCGCCCGAACGGTGGAAGCCGTGATCATCTGCCGGCTGCCGACTCGGGTGATCGGTGATCGTCTGCGACGTCGCCCGCGGCGAGCCGGTGACCAGACGGAACGTCAATTTTCGGTGACCTCGGGTGCCGGAACGGGCATCCCGTCATCAACAGGGCGTCCGCCAGGTGGGTGAACGGCTGCGAAATCCTATTGGGTCGGTAGGCTAATGCTGATTCCGACCTGAGGGAGACCCGATGACACTTCCCGACTTCCTGATCGCGGGCGTGCCCAAGGCCGGCACCACGGCCCTGCACGCCGCGCTGGCCGGGCATCCCGACCTGTTCCTGCCGTCGGTCAAGGAGCCGAAGTTCTTTCTCTCCGACGGGCCGCCGCCTATCGTCGGCGGCCCCGGTGACGTGCAGACATACCAGGAGCACGTGTGGCGGCGGGCCGACTACGAGAAGCTCTTCGCCCCGGCTTTGCCCGGCACCCTCAAGGGCGAGGCGACCCCGTTCTACCTCTACGACCTGGCATCCCACGACCGGATCAAGGACCTGGTCCCGGACGTGAAGCTGATCATCCTGCTCCGGGACCCGGTCGATCGGGCCCACTCCAACTGGACCCACCTCTGGGTGGCCGGTCTGGAGGAGGAGGCCGACTTCCTCACCGCCTGCCGCGCCGAGCAGTCACGCCGGGCGAACCACTGGGCGGACTTCTGGCACTACATCGGGCTAGGGCTGTACGGACGGCAGCTTCAGCACCTCTACCAGCGTTTCTCTCGCGAACAGGTGCTTCTGCTACGCTACCGCGACCTCAAGGACAGCCCGGCGCAGACGCTGGACCGGGTCTGCTCCTTCCTCGGTGTGCGGACCGGTGTGCTCACCTCGATCCCGAGGGAGAACGTGAACCGTCACTACGTCGAGGACAACGCCGTGAACCGCGTGTTGCGCGGCCTGCTGCGGACCGGCGGCGAGTTCGGGCACCACTTCCCGGTGCCGCTGCGCCTGGCCGCCCGGGGTCCGGTGCTCACCCTCCTGCACCGCAAACGGGGCAACCGCCCGGTGACCACCCCGGACGAGCGCGCCGCCCTCCTGCCGTACTTCGCCGAGGACATCGCCCTGCTCCAGGACGTCACCGGCGAGGATTACGACGACTGGCTGAGCCTGGACCGGCACGCCAAAGCCCGGTGAACCACCTACTTGGGAGAGCCGCCTTGACCATCGGAATCACCGCCCTGCCCCTGCCCGGATGGGAGGACTCCACCGTGGTGGTGGAGCCGCCGGGCACCGAGCCGGGAGCCTGGTCCGGCGCACCGAGCACGGTCCACGCCGACGGGTTCGTCTACCTGGTCTACCGCCTCCGCCTCCCGCTCGGTGCCGGTCGCGGCATCGCCAACGTGGTGGCCCGCTCCGCCGACGGCATCGACTTCACCGTGGTCGCCGAGATCGGCAAGGACCGCTTCGGCGCCGAGTCCCTGGAGCGACCTGCCCTGGTCCGCACCCCGGAGGGCAGGTGGCGGCTCTACGTCAGCGCCGCCACCCCCGACACCAAACACTGGCGGGTCGACCTGATCGAGGCCGACACCCCGGAAGGCCTGGCCACCGCCCCGGCCCGGACCGTGCTGGCCGGTTCCCCGGAGTCCGGTGTCAAGGATCCGGTGCTGCACCACGACCAGCACGGCTGGCACCTGTGGGCGTCGGTGCACCCCCTGGAGTCCTGGGACGACGCCGACCGGATGACCACCGAGTACGCGACCAGCCCCGACGGTGTGCACTGGACCTGGGTGCGCACCGCCCTGACCGGACGGCCGGGGGAGTGGGACGCCCGTGGTGTGCGGGTGTCCTCGGTGGTGGTCGACGGCGACCGGATCACCGTCTCCTACGACGGCCGTGCCACGGCCGGCGAGAACTGGGAGGAGCGGACCGGCGTCGCCTCCGGTGTGCGACTGCCCGACGGTACGTTCGGGCAGCTCACCGCCGAGGACCGGGAGCCGGTCGGCAGCCCGCACGAGCCACACGGCCTGCGCTACCTCAGCCTCGTCGCGCTGCCCGGCGGCCGCCAGCGGCTGTACTACGAGGCGACCCGTGCGGACGGGGCGCACGACCTGCGTACCGAGTTGTTCTGAGACCCGCCTGTTGACTCTCCGTGACGCGCCGCGGTGGCGTTTCATCGATTTATCAATCATCAGCTGAATTCGATTTATCCCAGCATTTGAATTCGGGAGCGTTCCCAGATTTCGGTTTCGGGAACGCTCCCAAATTGCTTTCCTCCGATGTGGACGATAATTGTGGTGGACCCGGCCGGAGAAAATGACACCGTCCATTCGGTGGGAACGTGCGTTTGTGCCCGGGCCGGAGGGGTATAAGTGCCCCGGCAACAGACAGGGGGCCCTGATGCGGAATCTGGGTGGGCGGTACCGGTTGATCAACCGCATCGGACTCGGCGGGATGTCGGAGGTGTGGCGCGGGCATGACCGTGTCCTCGACCGCCCCGTCGCCGTCAAGATCATGGACCCCGGTGTGGAGGGTTCGCTCGGCGTGCCCGGTGTGGACCTGGTCCGGGCCGAGGCGCGTTCCGCGGCCCGGCTCGCGCACCCCAACGTCGCCGGCGTGCACGACTTCGGCACCTCACCGGGCCCGGACAGTGAGGTTCCGTACATCATCATGGAACTGGTCGAAGGCCAGACCCTGAGCGAACACCTGGCGGCCGGCCGCCTCGACTGGCGCATCAGCGTCCGCGTCTGCGCCGAGGTCGCCGCCGCCCTGGCCGCCGCCCACGCCGAGAACGTGGTGCACCGCGACATCAAACCGGCCAACATCATGCTCACTCCCGCCGGCGCGAAGGTCCTGGATTTCGGCATCGCCGCCGTGATCGGCTCCCCGGACCCCGACCCGGACGGCCCGGTGATGGGCACCCCCGCCTACATCGCCCCCGAACGTTTCGACGGCCTCCCCGCCACCCCCGCCTCCGACATGTTCGCCCTGGGAACCCTGCTCTACCACTGCCTGGCCGGCCGTCTCCCGTGGACCGCCCGCAGCCACACCGAGCTGGTGATGGCCCAGCGTTTCGCCGCCCCCGACCCGATGCCCCCGCTGGCCGACCTGCCCCCCGAGGTCATGGACCTGGTGTCCCGCTGCCTGGCCCGTGACCCCGCCGACCGCCCCACCGCCCTGGTCGCCGCCTTGCTACTGGCCGAATCCGTCGACGCCCGCGTCTACGTCCCGCTGGGTGACCTGGACCCGGACTCCCGCCGCCAGCCTTCCGTCTCCCCGTGGACCGAACGAGCAGCCGCCGCCCCCACCTCCGCGTCCCCCGCCTTCCCCCACCCCGTCACGTCCCCCACGCCGCTCTCCTCTCCACCCACCCCGCCTTCCTCCGCCCTTTCTCCCTCCGCCCCCTTTCCTTCCGCAGCTCCCGGCTCGTCCCATCCCGACGCCGTCCCGTACGCCCCGGACGACGTCCACGTCGGACGCCACAGAGCAACCTGAAACCCTTTCTCCGGTACGAGCGAGTCCGCACCGCTTCCACCTCCGGCGCTGTTCACCGTGGCCCCGCCGCAACGCGCGAGGCGCCCCGGCACAAGGTCACCCCGCGACCGCCGGGCGGAAGCGTCCCTCACCGCCCTCCACCGACCGTCTTCCTCGTCCCGACCGCCGGTCTCCATCGGCTGGCCTCCTCGACACGGTCGCGGCTGACGGTCCGGTGACTTCGTGGTGGGGGCTTTGGGCTGGTGGTGTTACGGTGGCGCCGTGAAGTGGTGGGATGCGCTCTCTCGCCTGGCCGGCATGCTTGCCGAGGCCGGGTCGCCGGAGCTTGCCGGTGGGGCTGGTGCCCTGGTCGGTGTCCTGCTGATCGCGATGCTCGCCCGGATGCCACTGGTCCGCCCCGTCGAGGGTGGCGGCTACCGGGCTGGCGTGTGCGCGTTGCGCAGCCGGGCCGTGCGGGTCGGTGTGCCCCGCCACCGTGACCCCGACGCGTCCGGGCGGACCCGCCCCCGAGGGCCGACGGGCGTCCTCGCGGTCGCCTGAGCGGGCAAATCTCTTACTCTTCGTAACTTCAGCTGCCCGCTCCTGGCGGCCGCCGGTGACTGTCCGTCAATGGTCCCTCGCCGTTTCGGCGGAGGTCTCATCAGTCTTCAGCAGCCCCTGGGGGTTACCTCGTCATGTTCAGCGACATCATGTCCCTCGTCTATCACGGCATCTCGGCACTTCTGCTCTTCTGGCACGCCCTGTGGGACCGGGTCCTCGGCGACCCGCACGGTCTCGGCACCGACTGGGCGTGGGTGCTCGGCATCGTCTTCCTGGTGCTGACGGTTCGTGCCGCGATCTTCCCGTTGTTCCTGCGCCAGGTGAAGTCGCAGCAGGCCATGCAGCGCATCCAGCCCCAACTGAAGGAACTGCAGGCCAGGCACAAGGGCGACCTGGTGTCGATGCAGGCCGCGCAAGCCGAGTTGTTCCGCCGCGAGAAGGTCAGCCCGTTCGGCGCCTTCCTGCCGATGCTTCTTCAGGTCCCGATCTTCATCGGCCTGCTGCACGTGCTGCGCCACTTGAAGCCGTCCATCACCAACGGCCGCACCCTGTACGGCTGGACCGAGACCCAGTTCGCCGACGCCTCCTACGCCAAGTTCCTGACCGCCCCCATCGCCGCCGCCTTCCACTCCGGCAACGCCGAACTGGCAACCTTGGGCGCCGACGGCATCAAGGTCAAGATCGTGGTGGGCATCCTGATCGCCGCGATGGTGACCACGACGTTCCTGACCAGCCGCATGTCCATCCTGAAGACAGGCTGGTCGGAGAACCCCCAGCAGCGCACGATCCAGCGCCTGATGCTCTACGCCATCCCGGTGTCCCTGCTCTTCTCCGGCTTGATCTTCCCGCTCGGCGTGATCATCTACTGGACCACCACGAACCTGGTCTCCCTGGCCCAGCAGTGGTGGGTCCACCGTCGCTACCCGTCCCCGCCCCTGGACAACACCATCCCGGCCACCAGCCCCGCCCTCACCACCACTCCGCGAGTGGGCGCGAAACCAGCCGACCCCCACCGCCGCCGCCCCACCACCCCCACCGGCTACAGCTCCACCGGCCACAATTCCACAGGCCACGGTCCCAGCGGCCACAACTCCACCGGTCACAGCTCCTCTGGTCACAGCTCTGCTAGCCACAGCTCCAGCGGCCAAGGTCCAGCCGGCCACAGCCCCACCGACCGCAAACGCGCCGCCGATGTGGTGGCCCGCCGAGCCGCCGACCGCAAACGAGCCGCCGACCTGGCAGCCCGCAACACCGCCAAACCCGGCACTCCGTAGCACTGCCGACGTGGCGGCCAGCCGCACCGCTGACCCGGCAGCGCGCGACACTACCGACCACGAACGATCCGACACTCAGCCCGGCCGAGACCGTCCCGCGAACCCCGTGGGCGACCCCACCTGCCCGAGTTGATCATCATCCCGGGCAGCGGGCAGCAGCGAGGGTGGGCGGGCTGCGGGCGGCAGGCCAGGCGGTTGGTCAGTTGACCGTCTGAGCCAGTGGGGCGGCCCACTCCATCCCGGCCAGGATGTCGGAGTCGAAGCACCCGCCGTGGCGGTCGCAGACCTTGCCGATGACGAGGTTCGCGCCGGGGGCGACACCGCGGTAGCGCCCGCCGGACGCGGCGCCGGAACCGGCGGTGATCGAGGCGACGTGGGTGCCGTGCCCGAAGAGGTAGTCGATGCCCTCGCCGGTGAAATCCTTCGTCGCCACGATCCGCCCGGCCAGGTCGGGGTGGGTCAGGTCGACGCCCGTGTCGAGCACGCC from Actinoplanes derwentensis includes these protein-coding regions:
- a CDS encoding sulfotransferase family protein, coding for MTLPDFLIAGVPKAGTTALHAALAGHPDLFLPSVKEPKFFLSDGPPPIVGGPGDVQTYQEHVWRRADYEKLFAPALPGTLKGEATPFYLYDLASHDRIKDLVPDVKLIILLRDPVDRAHSNWTHLWVAGLEEEADFLTACRAEQSRRANHWADFWHYIGLGLYGRQLQHLYQRFSREQVLLLRYRDLKDSPAQTLDRVCSFLGVRTGVLTSIPRENVNRHYVEDNAVNRVLRGLLRTGGEFGHHFPVPLRLAARGPVLTLLHRKRGNRPVTTPDERAALLPYFAEDIALLQDVTGEDYDDWLSLDRHAKAR
- a CDS encoding glycoside hydrolase family protein encodes the protein MTIGITALPLPGWEDSTVVVEPPGTEPGAWSGAPSTVHADGFVYLVYRLRLPLGAGRGIANVVARSADGIDFTVVAEIGKDRFGAESLERPALVRTPEGRWRLYVSAATPDTKHWRVDLIEADTPEGLATAPARTVLAGSPESGVKDPVLHHDQHGWHLWASVHPLESWDDADRMTTEYATSPDGVHWTWVRTALTGRPGEWDARGVRVSSVVVDGDRITVSYDGRATAGENWEERTGVASGVRLPDGTFGQLTAEDREPVGSPHEPHGLRYLSLVALPGGRQRLYYEATRADGAHDLRTELF
- a CDS encoding serine/threonine-protein kinase — translated: MRNLGGRYRLINRIGLGGMSEVWRGHDRVLDRPVAVKIMDPGVEGSLGVPGVDLVRAEARSAARLAHPNVAGVHDFGTSPGPDSEVPYIIMELVEGQTLSEHLAAGRLDWRISVRVCAEVAAALAAAHAENVVHRDIKPANIMLTPAGAKVLDFGIAAVIGSPDPDPDGPVMGTPAYIAPERFDGLPATPASDMFALGTLLYHCLAGRLPWTARSHTELVMAQRFAAPDPMPPLADLPPEVMDLVSRCLARDPADRPTALVAALLLAESVDARVYVPLGDLDPDSRRQPSVSPWTERAAAAPTSASPAFPHPVTSPTPLSSPPTPPSSALSPSAPFPSAAPGSSHPDAVPYAPDDVHVGRHRAT
- a CDS encoding DUF6412 domain-containing protein, coding for MKWWDALSRLAGMLAEAGSPELAGGAGALVGVLLIAMLARMPLVRPVEGGGYRAGVCALRSRAVRVGVPRHRDPDASGRTRPRGPTGVLAVA
- the yidC gene encoding membrane protein insertase YidC — encoded protein: MFSDIMSLVYHGISALLLFWHALWDRVLGDPHGLGTDWAWVLGIVFLVLTVRAAIFPLFLRQVKSQQAMQRIQPQLKELQARHKGDLVSMQAAQAELFRREKVSPFGAFLPMLLQVPIFIGLLHVLRHLKPSITNGRTLYGWTETQFADASYAKFLTAPIAAAFHSGNAELATLGADGIKVKIVVGILIAAMVTTTFLTSRMSILKTGWSENPQQRTIQRLMLYAIPVSLLFSGLIFPLGVIIYWTTTNLVSLAQQWWVHRRYPSPPLDNTIPATSPALTTTPRVGAKPADPHRRRPTTPTGYSSTGHNSTGHGPSGHNSTGHSSSGHSSASHSSSGQGPAGHSPTDRKRAADVVARRAADRKRAADLAARNTAKPGTP